DNA sequence from the Armatimonadota bacterium genome:
GCTTTTACGGCGTGGACACCAGCAGCCGGGGGCAACTCGTGGCCGCCCGGCTGGACGTGGAAGGCATCCGGCAGCAGATCGGCGCGGACAGCCTCGGGTACCTGAGCCAGGAGGGGCTCGTAACCGCCATCGGCCTTCCGGGCCAAGTCCTGTGCACGGCGTGCCTGGACGGCCGCTACCCCACGCCCACGCCCACGGAGTCCGAAGCGGGGAAGTACGCCCTGGAACGGCGATGAGGCCCATCGGGTACCGGGATGTCGGGGTAAACGTGGAGGCGAAGGAGGCGCTCCTGCAACGCCTCCGGGAGCGGATCCGGTCCACCTTCACCCCCGCGGTCCTGGATCGGGTGGGCCTGTTTAGTGGGTTCATCCGCCTCCCCGCTGAGGAGGACTTGATCCTGGCGGCCACCGTGGACGGGGTGGGCACCAAGACCGAGGTGGCGAACCTGGTGGGCGACCACCGGGTGATCGGGCACGACGTGGTGGCCCACAACCTCAACGATCTTGCCTGCCACGGCGCCCGGCCGCTTCTCTTCCTCGACTACTTCGCCTCCGGACGGTGGCGTCCGGAGGTGCTGGAGGCGGTGCTGGAGGGAATGGCGGAGGCGTGCTCGGCCTACGGGGTGGCGCTCCTGGGCGGGGAGGTCGCCCAGATGCCGGACGTGTACCGGGAGGACGCCTACGAGGTGGTGGGATGCGCGGTGGGCGTGGTGGCGCCGGCCCGGATGGTGGACGGTTCCGGCATCCGCCCCCGAGACGTCCTGGTGGGGCTTGGGAGCACGGGCCTGCACACCAACGGCTACTCCCTGGCCCGACGGGTCCTCCTCCGGCGCCCGGAGGACGTGCACCGCTACGAGCCGGAACTGGGATGCACCCGCGGGGAAGCCCTCCTGCGGCCGCACCGGTGCTACGCGCAGACCCTGCTTGCCCTGCTGGCGGCCTTTCCGGAGGCGGTCACGGGGATCGCCCACGTCACGGGCGGAGGGATCCGCGGGAACCTCGTGCGCATCCTCCCCGCGGGGTGTCGGGCCCGGGTGGAGGTCTGCTGGCCCATCCCGCCCGTGTTCCGGCTCATCGCCCGGGAGGGACCGGTGGAGCAGGAGGAGATGTTCCGGGTCTTCAACATGGGGGTCGGCATGATCCTCTGCGTGCGCCCGGATGCGGCGGGGGAGATTTCCGCCTTCCTCCGAGCACACGGGGAAAAGGTCTGGGTGATCGGGGAGATCGCCGCGGGAGAGCGGGCGGTGGAGATCCGGACGGAGGGGTAAGGCGTGCCCGGGCGGGTGCGGCTTGCGGTACTGGTCTCTGGAAACGGCACGAACCTCCAGGCCATCCTCGATGCCTGTGCACGGCCGGATTACCCCGCGGAGGTGGTGGTGGTGGTCTCTGACCGGCCGGGCGCGTTTGCCCTGGAGCGGGCGCGGCGGGCGGGGGTGCCGGCCCACGTGGTGGACTGGTCCGCGTTCCGCGACCGGGAGGCGTTCTGCCGTCAACTGGAGGCGGTGCTGGCGCCGTACCGGGTGGATCTGGTGTGTCTTGCGGGGTTTTTGCGCATCCTGGATGCGCACTTCGTGGCCGCCTACCGAGGCCGCATCCTGAACATCCACCCCTCCCTCCTTCCCGCGTTCGGTGGGAAGGGCATGTACGGGGAACGGGTGCACCGGGCGGTGCTGGCAAGCGGAGCCAGGGTTTCGGGCTGCACGGTGCACCTCGTCACGGAGGCGGTGGATGCAGGACCCATCGTCCTCCAGGCGGAGGTCCCCGTACTCCCCGGGGACACCCCGGAGACCCTAGCGGCCCGGGTGGCGGAGCAGGAGCACCGGATTTACCCGGAGGCCATCCGCCGGCTGGCATCGGGGGAGGTGCGGTTCGAGGATTTGATGGTGCGGAGGGACTAGATGCCACGGGCGCTCCTGAGCGTGACGGACAAGACGGGCCTCGTGGACTTCGCCCGCGGGCTGTGGAGTTTGGGGTTCGAGATTGTGAGTACGGGCGGTACCGCGCGGGTGCTCCGGGAGGCGGGGATTCCCGTGACGTCCGTCGCGGAGGTGACCGGCTTTCCCGAGGTCCTCGGCGGCCGCGTGAAGACCCTGCACCCCGCCATCCATGCCGCGGTGCTGGCCCGGAGGTCCGATGAGGAGGAACTCGAGCGGCTTGGGATCAAGCCCGTCGAGGTCGTGGCCGTGAACCTCTATCGCTTCGAGGAGGCGGCCGCGGCGAACCGGCCGTGGGAGGAGCTGGTGGAGGAGATCGACGTGGGCGGGGTAGCCCTGATCCGGGCCGCGGCGAAGAACTCCGACCGGGTGGCGGTGCTCACGGATCCCGGACAGTACGGTCCGGTTCTGGAGGAGCTCCGGCGAACGGGGGAGGTTCTGCCCGAGACGCGGCGGCGGCTTGCGGTGGAGGCCTTCCGGTACGTGGCGGGCTACGACGCCCTGATCGCCCGCGTGCTGGCCGAGCGGAGCGGACAGGAGGAGTTCCCGGAGCGGCTCGTGTGGGCGTGGCGCAGGGATCAGGCGTTGCGGTACGGCGAGAACCCGCACCAGGCCGCGGCCTTCTATCGGGATCCCCTCGCGCCCCCCGGGAGCCTCCCCCGGGCCGAGCAGGTGGGGGGAAGGCCCCTCTCCTACAACAACCTCCTGGACGCGGACGCCGCCTGGCGGCTGGTGTGGGAGTTTTCGGAGCCCGCGGCGGTGGTGGTGAAGCACGCCAACCCGTGCGGCTGCGCGCTCGGCCCGACCGCGGAAGAGGCCCTCCGGGGAGCCCTGCGGGGAGATCCCATCAGTCGCTTCGGCGGGATCGTGGCCCTCAACCGTCCCCTGGATGGTCCGGCCGCGCGGCTCCTCCGGGAAGTGTTCCTGGAGGTCGTGGTGGCCCCGGGGTTTACGCCGGAGGCCCTGGAGATCCTCCGGGGGAGGCAGAACCTGCGGATCCTGCAAATCGCCCCTCCCGCGGAGGAGGCCACCTGGGAGATCCGCAGCGTCCTGGGAGGGGTGCTGGTGCAGGAACCGGACCGCGTGACCTGGCAGAAGGAAACGCTGCGGGTGGTGACTTCCCGGGTCCCCACCCCGGAGGAGTGGGAGGACCTGCGGTTCGCGTGGGTGGTGTGCAAGCACACCAAGAGCAACGCCGTCGTCCTCGCCCGGGGTCGGGAGGTGGTGGGGGTGGGGGCGGGACAGATGAGCCGGGTGGACAGCGTTCGCTTGGCGGTGGCCAAGGCGGGAGAGCGGGCCCGGGGCGCGGTGCTGGCCTCGGACGCCTTCTTCCCCTTCCCCGACGGCGTGGAGGAGGCCGTGCGGGCAGGGGTGGTGGCCATCGTCCAGCCGGGAGGGTCCGTGCGGGACCCGGAGGTGATCGCGGCCGCGGAGCGGGCGGGGTGCAGCATGGTGTTCACGGGCATTCGCCACTTCCGCCACTAGTGGTAAGATGCCGTCGGGGTCTCGCCGTGGGGGACGGAGGATGACGTACGTGCTGCCGTTCCAGGGTCAATCGAACTACGAGCTGGAGATCGCGGGGGCCCGGAGGCGCCTCCCCCTCATCCAGGTGTCGCCGGACACCTGGATCGCCTATTACTACAGCCTTGGAGACACGGAGGTCATCGATCGGGCGGCCCGGGCGCTCGCACCGCAGATGGAGAGCTGCGAGGTGCTCGTGACCACGGAGACGAAGGGAATTCCGCTCGCCCATGCCATCGCCACCTACCTCGGCCTGCGGCCCTACGTGGTGTGCCGGAAGGAGATCCGCCCCTTCATGCTCTCGCCGCTGGTGGTCCGCTATAAGCCCATCACCGCGAAAACGGAGCAGGAGCTCTACCTGGACGGCCGGGATGCCCTGAAGCTGGCGGGCCGGAGGGTGGGGATCGTGGACGACATCGTGAGCACCGGAGAGACCGTGCGGGCCATGGAGGAGCTGGTGGCACAGGCCGGGGGCGAGGTGGTGAAGCGGGCGGCGTTGCTCCTGGAGGGCTACGACCGGGACGACATCTTCCACATGGGGATCCTCCCCGTCTTTAAACTGCAGGGGGAGGGGCCGGAGCTCCGGTGAGCCACGAGGGCCCCGAAGGCCGTGGCGAGGAGGTTCACCCCGTCGTTGTCGAGGCTGCACAGACCTGAGACCCGCTGGCCCCGTGCCCCACAGGCGCAGCGGCGCCGCTCCCCGCTCCTCCCGCACCGGGGGCAGCGGTAGCGGGCCTGTAGGGTGGCCCCGAGGAGGCTATCCAGAAGCATCCCGAGGACGCCCGCACGGACCGTGACGCCGGAGCTCGCTACGCCCGTCGCCTGCGCGGCAAGCCCGCACAGGGCCGCTCCGGCGGCTCCTGCCAAGGTTCCGAGCCAGGTCACGCCTCCGGAGGTTCCGGGCGGGACCCGGGTGCCCATGGTGAGGTGGCGTGGGGGACCCCCGTACCGCACCCCGATCTCCGTGGCCCAGGTGTCCGCACACGCGGCAGCCACGGCCCCCGCGAAGGCCCGGGAGGTCATGGGCCACCGGCGGGACAGCAGCGCAGCGAGCGCAGCCACGCCTCCGTTGGCTAGGACCTGCCGGCCCGTGCGTCCCAGGCGGTCCTGCGAGGAGCCCGGAAGGCGGCTCAGGAGATTCGCGGAGGCGAAAAAGGTCAGGAGAAAAGCCGACCACCGCAGGCCCCCGGCCCGGAACACCGCGGTTCCGATGAGCGTGGCCACCATGGGGCCCGTTCCGCGC
Encoded proteins:
- the purM gene encoding phosphoribosylformylglycinamidine cyclo-ligase; the encoded protein is MRPIGYRDVGVNVEAKEALLQRLRERIRSTFTPAVLDRVGLFSGFIRLPAEEDLILAATVDGVGTKTEVANLVGDHRVIGHDVVAHNLNDLACHGARPLLFLDYFASGRWRPEVLEAVLEGMAEACSAYGVALLGGEVAQMPDVYREDAYEVVGCAVGVVAPARMVDGSGIRPRDVLVGLGSTGLHTNGYSLARRVLLRRPEDVHRYEPELGCTRGEALLRPHRCYAQTLLALLAAFPEAVTGIAHVTGGGIRGNLVRILPAGCRARVEVCWPIPPVFRLIAREGPVEQEEMFRVFNMGVGMILCVRPDAAGEISAFLRAHGEKVWVIGEIAAGERAVEIRTEG
- the purN gene encoding phosphoribosylglycinamide formyltransferase, giving the protein MPGRVRLAVLVSGNGTNLQAILDACARPDYPAEVVVVVSDRPGAFALERARRAGVPAHVVDWSAFRDREAFCRQLEAVLAPYRVDLVCLAGFLRILDAHFVAAYRGRILNIHPSLLPAFGGKGMYGERVHRAVLASGARVSGCTVHLVTEAVDAGPIVLQAEVPVLPGDTPETLAARVAEQEHRIYPEAIRRLASGEVRFEDLMVRRD
- the purH gene encoding bifunctional phosphoribosylaminoimidazolecarboxamide formyltransferase/IMP cyclohydrolase, whose product is MPRALLSVTDKTGLVDFARGLWSLGFEIVSTGGTARVLREAGIPVTSVAEVTGFPEVLGGRVKTLHPAIHAAVLARRSDEEELERLGIKPVEVVAVNLYRFEEAAAANRPWEELVEEIDVGGVALIRAAAKNSDRVAVLTDPGQYGPVLEELRRTGEVLPETRRRLAVEAFRYVAGYDALIARVLAERSGQEEFPERLVWAWRRDQALRYGENPHQAAAFYRDPLAPPGSLPRAEQVGGRPLSYNNLLDADAAWRLVWEFSEPAAVVVKHANPCGCALGPTAEEALRGALRGDPISRFGGIVALNRPLDGPAARLLREVFLEVVVAPGFTPEALEILRGRQNLRILQIAPPAEEATWEIRSVLGGVLVQEPDRVTWQKETLRVVTSRVPTPEEWEDLRFAWVVCKHTKSNAVVLARGREVVGVGAGQMSRVDSVRLAVAKAGERARGAVLASDAFFPFPDGVEEAVRAGVVAIVQPGGSVRDPEVIAAAERAGCSMVFTGIRHFRH
- a CDS encoding phosphoribosyltransferase family protein, which encodes MTYVLPFQGQSNYELEIAGARRRLPLIQVSPDTWIAYYYSLGDTEVIDRAARALAPQMESCEVLVTTETKGIPLAHAIATYLGLRPYVVCRKEIRPFMLSPLVVRYKPITAKTEQELYLDGRDALKLAGRRVGIVDDIVSTGETVRAMEELVAQAGGEVVKRAALLLEGYDRDDIFHMGILPVFKLQGEGPELR
- a CDS encoding DUF92 domain-containing protein; its protein translation is MARPVKIPQDRGGSWIAGLVLSGAAAALARGARTLRGTGPMVATLIGTAVFRAGGLRWSAFLLTFFASANLLSRLPGSSQDRLGRTGRQVLANGGVAALAALLSRRWPMTSRAFAGAVAAACADTWATEIGVRYGGPPRHLTMGTRVPPGTSGGVTWLGTLAGAAGAALCGLAAQATGVASSGVTVRAGVLGMLLDSLLGATLQARYRCPRCGRSGERRRCACGARGQRVSGLCSLDNDGVNLLATAFGALVAHRSSGPSPCSLKTGRIPMWKMSSRS